From a single Planctellipticum variicoloris genomic region:
- a CDS encoding CHAD domain-containing protein encodes MSSGKWNRKVDAGCPAGRAARCVLAERLEILEKRLADVLRAKCGNSEAVHQLRVASRRATAAVESFGVCLPHQQSRKLSSRVRSIRRAAGRIRDWDVLLLDLAQRVWQIGAEDAPGFDLLAGDSAARRSMAQEKFLKVCRKSQAPLRRRSKELVGAVSAADRRGLTFGDIGRFRLTALAERFFSQFGGPLADVTDYHALRLALKPLRYAVEIFSGCFVPALSEQISPQLETLQELLGGIQDCQLAAVRVRTRHSELEMENLPGWPRYDSSLRSLLGDLERTVAVRCEKVQQWREEQADPLRADLQRVLSESPLGESVPARRRNR; translated from the coding sequence ATGTCGTCCGGCAAGTGGAACCGTAAAGTCGATGCCGGATGTCCCGCGGGCCGGGCGGCACGATGCGTTCTGGCAGAGCGGCTGGAGATTCTGGAAAAACGCCTGGCCGACGTGCTGAGGGCGAAGTGCGGAAATTCGGAAGCCGTTCACCAGTTGCGAGTTGCGAGTCGCAGGGCGACTGCCGCGGTCGAAAGTTTCGGCGTCTGCCTGCCGCATCAACAGTCGCGCAAGTTGTCGAGCAGGGTCAGGTCCATCCGTCGCGCTGCGGGACGCATCCGCGACTGGGACGTTCTGCTCCTGGATCTCGCGCAGCGCGTCTGGCAGATTGGTGCGGAGGATGCGCCGGGGTTCGACTTGCTCGCGGGCGATTCCGCTGCACGGCGAAGCATGGCCCAGGAGAAATTTCTGAAAGTTTGCCGGAAATCGCAGGCGCCCCTCCGTCGTCGGTCGAAGGAGCTGGTCGGAGCAGTTTCAGCCGCAGATCGCCGCGGTCTGACCTTTGGAGACATCGGCCGGTTTCGGCTGACCGCGCTGGCGGAGCGTTTCTTCTCACAGTTCGGTGGCCCGTTGGCCGACGTGACGGACTACCATGCGTTGCGACTGGCGCTGAAGCCGCTGCGTTATGCCGTCGAGATCTTCAGCGGCTGCTTTGTGCCGGCGCTTTCGGAGCAGATCTCTCCCCAACTGGAAACGCTGCAGGAACTGCTCGGCGGCATTCAGGATTGCCAGTTGGCCGCAGTGCGGGTGCGAACGCGGCACTCAGAGCTGGAAATGGAGAATCTCCCCGGCTGGCCCCGCTACGATTCGTCGTTGCGTTCGCTCCTGGGAGACCTGGAGCGAACGGTGGCCGTCCGTTGCGAAAAGGTCCAGCAATGGCGCGAGGAACAGGCGGATCCGCTGAGGGCGGATCTGCAGCGGGTCCTCAGCGAATCCCCGCTCGGAGAATCGGTTCCAGCTCGTCGACGAAATCGTTGA
- the nrdR gene encoding transcriptional regulator NrdR, with the protein MMCPFCRHGETKVIDSRASQDYVIRRRRECLSCDRRFTTYEKIEESPLKVIKKDGSRIPFNREKIRAGLEKACYKRPISDEIIQGMVAEIESDLYEQFDREVPSQVIGEKVMDALRAVDQVAFVRFASVYREFKDVNDFVDELEPILRAGIR; encoded by the coding sequence ATGATGTGTCCGTTTTGCCGCCACGGCGAGACCAAGGTCATCGATTCGCGGGCCAGCCAGGATTACGTCATCCGCCGTCGGCGGGAATGCCTGAGCTGCGACCGCCGATTCACGACGTACGAGAAGATCGAAGAATCGCCTCTAAAGGTGATCAAGAAAGACGGCAGCCGGATTCCGTTCAATCGGGAGAAGATCCGCGCGGGGCTTGAGAAAGCCTGCTACAAACGCCCCATCAGCGACGAAATCATTCAAGGCATGGTCGCCGAGATCGAGTCCGACCTGTACGAGCAGTTTGACCGCGAAGTTCCTTCGCAGGTGATTGGCGAAAAGGTCATGGATGCCCTTCGCGCAGTCGACCAGGTCGCCTTCGTCCGATTCGCATCCGTCTATCGCGAATTCAAAGACGTCAACGATTTCGTCGACGAGCTGGAACCGATTCTCCGAGCGGGGATTCGCTGA
- a CDS encoding TlpA family protein disulfide reductase, whose amino-acid sequence MRRLALMLLASGFVAGIFSAGSTTVAAEPDAAARAAVKLTAATWEDVQKIVAGARGKVVVLDVWSTACQPCMEEFPHLIKLQRNQPETVCISISVDYAGIRSKPPEYYRERVEIFLAEQKAEAVKNYLCSQPADELFEKIELDSIPAVYVYGRDGKLAQRFDNRTPAKPGSEGISYETQVVPLVEKLVKQR is encoded by the coding sequence ATGCGTCGCTTAGCCTTGATGCTGCTCGCGAGCGGGTTCGTCGCGGGAATTTTCTCTGCCGGATCAACGACGGTCGCCGCCGAGCCCGATGCCGCAGCCCGGGCGGCGGTCAAACTGACGGCCGCGACGTGGGAAGACGTGCAGAAAATCGTGGCCGGCGCCAGGGGCAAAGTGGTTGTCCTGGACGTGTGGTCCACCGCCTGCCAGCCCTGTATGGAAGAGTTTCCCCACCTGATCAAGCTCCAGCGCAACCAGCCCGAAACGGTCTGCATTTCCATCAGCGTCGATTACGCGGGAATTCGCAGCAAACCTCCCGAATATTATCGGGAGCGGGTCGAAATATTCCTCGCGGAGCAGAAGGCCGAAGCCGTCAAAAACTATCTTTGCAGCCAGCCGGCAGATGAACTGTTTGAGAAAATCGAACTCGACAGCATCCCGGCGGTCTATGTCTACGGCCGGGATGGCAAACTGGCGCAGCGGTTCGACAACCGTACGCCCGCCAAACCGGGATCGGAAGGGATTTCCTACGAGACTCAGGTTGTGCCGCTCGTCGAGAAATTGGTCAAGCAGCGATAA
- a CDS encoding serine/threonine-protein kinase produces MESRWIWPFELQDKLGEGGMGVVYRARYVGNDRIVAVKLIPPEVAADPTLLARFEREMEVLKQLRHPNIVHSFGGVCDNQQRFYAMELVEGGTLADILRERGRLAWDTVIDYGLQMCAGLQCAHERGVVHRDVKPANFLVTPAGKLKLSDFGLATMAAATRITAAGRTLGTLQYMAPEQIRGKPPISNRTDLYALGCVFFELLTGKPPFEAEHPAEVLHKHLKDAPPRLADQMLDCPPELDQLVADLLEKDPQNRPATAADVAQRLQSMIQPTRSRDPVPNPFQRTPTRAIPQISARLTPDEQLLPSAGPGGSPALTGVMAAAIGMLSVLVVWLGLASSERGFRAREAERALISAWQSAPPQDRAGMAQALAKMPMLAPETARILEGSLSAEAVHTRLSAISILSEHQELMRPLIPEFIKLQKSDPSPEVRNAVEQALLKKDGPPRHAAGPGWWWLIGGMGLAATAGWFGRDFLQRVA; encoded by the coding sequence ATGGAGAGTCGCTGGATCTGGCCCTTCGAGCTGCAGGACAAGCTCGGCGAAGGGGGCATGGGGGTCGTCTATCGCGCACGATACGTCGGCAACGATCGGATCGTGGCGGTGAAGCTCATTCCCCCGGAGGTCGCGGCCGATCCAACCTTGCTCGCCCGCTTCGAACGCGAAATGGAAGTTCTGAAGCAGCTCCGTCACCCGAACATCGTGCATTCGTTCGGCGGAGTCTGCGATAACCAGCAGCGCTTCTACGCAATGGAGCTTGTCGAAGGCGGAACCCTCGCCGATATCCTGCGAGAACGGGGTCGCCTCGCCTGGGACACGGTGATCGATTACGGGCTGCAGATGTGCGCAGGGCTGCAATGCGCTCACGAGCGGGGCGTCGTTCACCGCGACGTGAAACCGGCGAACTTTCTGGTGACCCCCGCCGGCAAGTTGAAACTGAGCGACTTCGGGTTGGCGACGATGGCCGCCGCGACGCGGATTACCGCCGCCGGTCGAACGCTCGGCACGCTGCAGTACATGGCGCCGGAACAGATCCGGGGCAAGCCGCCGATTTCGAACCGGACTGACCTGTACGCCCTCGGCTGCGTCTTTTTTGAACTGTTAACCGGCAAGCCGCCGTTCGAAGCCGAGCACCCGGCCGAAGTTCTCCACAAACATCTGAAGGACGCCCCCCCCCGGCTGGCCGACCAGATGCTGGATTGCCCCCCAGAACTCGATCAGCTTGTGGCCGATCTGCTGGAGAAAGATCCGCAAAACCGACCCGCCACCGCAGCCGACGTCGCCCAGCGGTTGCAGTCCATGATTCAGCCCACCCGTTCGCGCGATCCGGTTCCGAATCCGTTCCAGCGAACTCCGACGCGTGCAATACCACAGATTTCCGCGCGCCTGACGCCTGACGAGCAACTGCTCCCATCGGCGGGACCTGGGGGATCTCCCGCCCTCACCGGGGTTATGGCGGCGGCAATCGGAATGCTCTCGGTCCTGGTGGTCTGGCTTGGCCTGGCTTCAAGCGAACGGGGGTTTCGCGCCCGCGAAGCCGAGCGCGCCTTGATTTCCGCCTGGCAGAGTGCGCCGCCGCAGGATCGGGCGGGCATGGCCCAGGCGCTGGCAAAGATGCCGATGCTCGCTCCCGAGACCGCTCGCATCCTCGAAGGGTCGCTCTCCGCGGAGGCCGTCCATACGCGCCTTTCCGCGATTTCCATCCTGAGCGAACATCAGGAATTGATGCGGCCGCTGATTCCCGAATTCATCAAGCTGCAGAAGTCTGATCCGAGCCCCGAAGTGCGAAACGCCGTCGAACAGGCTCTCCTGAAAAAGGACGGCCCCCCGCGTCACGCGGCCGGACCCGGTTGGTGGTGGCTGATTGGCGGAATGGGACTGGCCGCAACTGCGGGCTGGTTCGGTCGCGACTTCCTCCAACGGGTTGCATGA
- a CDS encoding lipoyl protein ligase domain-containing protein, giving the protein MRPASSLSVHLLGLVDFDAALGVQRHLVSETIASQRQSAHLILCEHPPGVSIGREGSRADLLVEETELRSRQMTIRWVPRGGATWVHLPGQLAAYLVVPVGRRQQSAGAFRQALLRALQGTAADQRVAAWRSEASPGLATRYGQVGFVGAAIRDGVSEFGCVLNVSTPPEALELIRWRSAEERVSCLAAARMRPLDMAGVRESLIRRLAQALDYSTYHLFTGHPLLTRTTRTAYVFR; this is encoded by the coding sequence ATGCGTCCCGCGTCGTCGCTGAGCGTGCATCTGCTCGGTCTGGTCGATTTTGATGCAGCCCTTGGGGTCCAGCGACATCTCGTTTCGGAGACTATTGCTTCGCAGCGGCAGTCGGCTCATCTAATTCTGTGTGAGCATCCTCCGGGAGTCTCGATCGGTCGCGAGGGGAGTCGCGCCGACCTGCTCGTCGAGGAGACGGAACTGCGGTCGCGTCAGATGACGATTCGCTGGGTGCCCCGAGGGGGCGCTACATGGGTGCATCTGCCCGGGCAACTCGCCGCGTACCTCGTCGTGCCCGTGGGGCGTCGACAGCAATCTGCCGGGGCGTTTCGCCAGGCGCTTTTGCGGGCTTTGCAGGGGACGGCCGCCGATCAGCGGGTGGCCGCCTGGCGGTCCGAGGCCAGTCCCGGGCTGGCCACCCGCTATGGGCAGGTTGGCTTTGTGGGAGCAGCAATCCGCGACGGCGTCAGCGAGTTCGGTTGCGTCCTGAACGTCTCGACTCCCCCCGAGGCCCTCGAACTGATCCGATGGCGCAGCGCGGAAGAGCGAGTCAGTTGCCTGGCTGCCGCCCGGATGCGCCCGCTCGATATGGCCGGGGTTCGCGAATCCCTGATCCGTCGGCTGGCTCAGGCGCTGGACTATTCGACATATCATCTTTTCACGGGGCACCCGCTCCTGACTCGAACGACACGGACCGCATATGTCTTCCGTTGA
- the lipA gene encoding lipoyl synthase, producing the protein MSSVDLPILPVATPESSSRRRLPAWLRRPLPQAGMAYTDNVIGDLKLETVCESAKCPNRTECWSQKTASFMILGNVCTRPCGFCSVPKGKTETVQLDEPDRLAEAVRRLGLSYVVITSVTRDDLPDGGAEHFFQCVTVVREKTGAQVEVLTPDFRGNRAAISRVIESRPDVFNHNTETVPRLYHRVRRNATYQRTLELLRQVKDEAPAMPTKSGLMLGLGETREELLDVCRDLRAAGVDLLTLGQYLQPTLQHLPVERYLPPDEFDEIAREVESMGFTMVASGPFVRSSYHAGEMAAGLEGA; encoded by the coding sequence ATGTCTTCCGTTGATCTCCCCATACTGCCCGTCGCCACGCCCGAATCGTCGAGTCGCCGCCGGCTGCCGGCGTGGCTGCGTCGTCCTCTGCCGCAGGCGGGCATGGCCTACACCGACAACGTCATCGGCGACCTGAAGCTGGAGACGGTCTGCGAGAGCGCCAAGTGTCCCAACCGGACCGAGTGCTGGTCGCAGAAGACGGCGTCGTTCATGATTCTGGGCAACGTCTGCACCCGACCCTGCGGGTTTTGTTCGGTCCCGAAAGGCAAGACCGAAACGGTTCAGCTCGACGAACCCGACCGGCTGGCTGAGGCGGTTCGGCGGCTGGGGCTGTCGTACGTCGTGATTACCTCCGTCACGCGGGATGATCTGCCGGACGGCGGCGCCGAGCACTTCTTCCAGTGCGTGACCGTCGTTCGCGAAAAAACCGGCGCCCAGGTCGAGGTGCTGACTCCGGACTTCCGCGGCAATCGCGCGGCGATCAGCCGGGTTATCGAGAGCCGGCCGGATGTCTTCAATCACAATACGGAAACCGTTCCGCGGTTGTATCACCGCGTCCGCCGCAACGCGACGTACCAGCGCACGCTCGAACTGCTGCGGCAGGTGAAAGATGAAGCTCCCGCGATGCCGACCAAAAGCGGCCTGATGCTCGGGCTGGGCGAAACTCGCGAGGAATTGCTGGACGTCTGCCGCGACCTGCGGGCTGCGGGGGTCGATCTGCTGACGCTGGGGCAATATCTGCAACCGACGCTGCAGCATCTTCCTGTGGAACGCTATTTGCCGCCGGACGAGTTCGATGAAATCGCCCGGGAGGTCGAGTCGATGGGGTTCACGATGGTTGCCAGCGGACCGTTTGTCCGGTCGAGCTATCACGCAGGAGAGATGGCCGCAGGACTGGAGGGAGCGTGA
- a CDS encoding lipoyl domain-containing protein → MSDRVPVVAPDLQTGQEPVVLGQWHAEPGDRVFAGDPILELVVPGLAVSVSSPADGVLNEICRQAGVLLSPGEILAWVAADAPEPDDGFEV, encoded by the coding sequence GTGAGCGACCGCGTGCCGGTGGTTGCGCCCGATTTGCAGACCGGCCAGGAGCCGGTCGTTCTCGGGCAGTGGCACGCCGAACCGGGCGACCGGGTTTTCGCCGGCGATCCTATTCTGGAACTGGTCGTTCCAGGGCTGGCGGTTTCGGTGAGTAGCCCCGCTGACGGCGTTCTGAACGAGATCTGCCGTCAGGCCGGAGTGCTGCTGTCGCCGGGTGAGATCCTCGCCTGGGTTGCCGCCGACGCCCCGGAACCTGACGATGGCTTCGAAGTCTGA